The genomic interval TACGGCCGCGTAGAGATGGTGGGGCCTTTCTCCGTCAGAGACGGAGAGGATAATTATCAGCTCTACCTGATCCGTCCGGCGAGCAACTCCCAGTCTGATTTTATCAACCTGCTGTTTGACCGCCCTCTCCTGCTGCTGATTGTTACCATGCTGGTCAGCTCGCCGCTGCTGTTATGGCTGGCGTGGAGCCTGGCAAAACCGGCACGTAAGCTGAAGAATGCCGCCGATGAGGTGGCGCAGGGTAACCTGCGACAACACCCTGAACTGGAAGCCGGACCGCAGGAGTTCCTTGCCGCCGGGACCAGTTTTAACCAGATGGTGAGCGCTCTCGATCGCATGATGACCGCACAGCAACGTCTGCTGTCGGATATCTCGCACGAGCTGCGTACCCCGCTTACGCGCTTGCAGCTTGGCACCGCGCTGCTGCGCCGCCGCAGCGGTGAGAGCAAAGAGCTGGAGCGTATTGAAACGGAAGCTCACCGCCTGGACAGCATGATCAACGACCTGCTGGTCATGTCGCGTAATCAGCAGAAAAACGCGCTGGTCAGCGAAACGGTGAAAGCCAATCACCTGTGGCACGAGGTGCTGGACAACGCGGCGTTCGAAGCGGAACAGATGGGTAAATCATTCACCGTCAACTTCCCGCCGGGCCCGTGGCCGCTGTACGGTAACCCTAACACGCTCGAAAGCGCGCTGGAGAACATCGTGCGTAACGCCCTGCGCTACTCGCACACGAAGATTGAGGTGGCCTTCTCGGTGGATAAAGACGGGATCACCGTCATTGTCGATGACGACGGCCCAGGCGTCAGCCCGGAAGACCGCGAGCAGATTTTCCGTCCGTTCTATCGTACCGATGAGGCGCGCGACCGGGAATCGGGTGGTACTGGACTGGGTCTGGCGATTGTTGAAACCGCCATGCAGCAGCACCGTGGCTGGGTGAAAGCCGACGACAGCCCGCTGGGTGGACTACGGTTAACGCTGTGGCTACCGTTGTATAAGCGTTCGTAGCGGTTAGTGCCGGGTGGCGGCTTCGCCTTACCCGGCCTACTTTTTACGGAGAACTACTTCCCCCACAATCTCCGCGAATTATCCTCGATCTTGCTGCTTAAACGCCGCTTCTGCATCGTTCTCGTCCAGCTGGTCGATAGCCCCGCAGCCGACAGCAGGCGGTGATACTGTTCGTCGTCAAACGGTATATGCCATGCAATAGCGCAGGCCTCATAAACAGATACATCGCTCAGGCGCGACGCCAGCTCAAGCGGGGCATCCGCAGAAACCTGCCCAGCCAGGACCACGCGATACAGCCAGCCGGTTTTACCCGCTTTTTGCAGCTGGGCAGACATATCCTGAATACCGAAGTGGTAGTTAAGCTTGAAGCACGGCGAGCGTGGCTGCGTCACCTGAATCAGGGCATCGCCCCAGCGGTAGATATCACCAATAAACACATTCTTTTCGGTGAGCCCTTCGGTGGAAAGATTCTCGCCAAACGCGGGGGCAACGAAGAGATCCGCCTGCTCGGGGAACTCTGCCTTCCAGTGCTCATAGTGCTCGCGCGGATAGTGGCACAGCGCGCGTTCCGGCCCGCCGTGGATTTTCTTTTCGGCCTGCTCGTCGCCCGCAAGCCCAAGGTCGGTTAACGTCAGTTCACCGTCGACCTGAATTTTGGCGATGGCGCTCGGGCGGCTGCCGTCGTAATCCCTTACCTTGCCTGTAAACACGTTCACCGGATAATGCATCGCTGCTCCTTTCTGCAGATACAAAAAAAGCGAGTCATTAGACTCGCTTCTCACAGGCGTCAATGCAACCTTATTTTTTAGCGGCGAAACGCGCTGCTGCTTCGTCCCAGTTCACGACGTCCCAGAAGGCTTTGATGTAGTCCGGGCGACGGTTCTGGAACTTCAGGTAGTAAGCGTGTTCCCACACGTCCAGGCCCAGAATTGGGAAGCCGGATGCGCCAGAAATTGCTTCACCCATCAGCGGGGAGTCCTGGTTAGCAGTAGACACTACCGCCAGCTTGTCGCCTTTCAGAACCAGCCACGCCCAGCCAGAGCCGAAACGGGTTGCAGCGGCTTTTTCGAATTCCGCTTTGAAGTTGTCAACAGAGCCGAAGTCGCGCTCGATAGCCGCTTTCAGGTCGCCCTGCAGGGTGGTACCGGTCTTCAGGCCTTTCCAGAACAGGCTGTGGTTAGCGTGGCCGCCAGCGTTGTTACGCAGAACGGTTTTCTTGTCCGCTGGCAGCTGGTCCAGCTTGGTGATCAGCTCTTCAGCAGACAGGTTAGCGAACTCTGGCAGGCTTTCCAGCGCGGCGTTCGCGTTGTTCACATAGGTCTGGTGGTGTTTAGTGTGATGGATTTCCATCGTCTGCTTGTCGAAATGCGGTTCCAGTGCGTCATAGGCATACGGCAGGGATGGCAGTGTATAACTCATAATCCTCTCCATTATTGTCGGGCGGCACAGCTGTTAATGCCGCGTAAGCAGTTGGTTCATTATAGTTAATTAAATGATATTGAAAATGATTATCAATGCCGTAGTTTTTATAAGGTTATTCGTTTTTCGATTAATAGCGGAAATGTGCGTCTGCTCACGCGGTTAACGTGCTGATTGCCATCCAGAACACATGTGCGGCAACCTTCTGAAGGTTCCCAAACCGCCTAATTTTTACACTCCTCAAGTCGGTGGGAAGCCACTGACGATAAAAACGATGAGGGTGTAAAAATGAATCATGCGATTACGATGGGTATCTTCTGGCATTTGATAGGCGCCGCCAGTGCAGCCTGTTTCTATGCTCCGTTCAAAAAAGTGAGGGGCTGGTCATGGGAGACCATGTGGTCCGTTGGCGGGATCGTGTCCTGGCTGATTTTGCCCTGGACCATTAGCGCCATGCTGCTGCCCGATTTCTGGGGCTACTTCTCCTCCTTCAGCGCCACCACCCTGCTGCCGGTGTTCCTGTTCGGCGCGATGTGGGGCGTCGGCAACATCAACTATGGCCTCACCATGCGCTATCTCGGCATGTCGATGGGCATTGGTATCGCAATTGGCATCACGCTGATCGTCGGTACCCTGATGACGCCAATTCTCAACGGCAACTTTGACGTGCTTATTAATACACAGGGTGGGCGGATGACGCTCCTGGGCGTGCTGGTAGCGGTCATTGGTGTAGGAATTGTGACTCGCGCGGGGCAGTTAAAAGAGCGCAAGATGGGCATTAGAGCCGAAGATTTTAACCTGAAGAAAGGCCTGCTGCTGGCGGTGATGTGCGGCATTTTCTCGGCCGGCATGTCTTTCGCCATGAACGCCGCCAAACCGATGCACGAAGCGGCTGCCGCGCTGGGCGTCGACCCGCTGTACGTTGCGCTGCCAAGCTATGTCGTGATTATGGGTGGCGGCGCGATGGTTAACCTCGGTTTCTGCTTCATTCGTCTGGCAAAAGTCAAAAACCTGTCGGTAAAAACCGACTTCTCGCTGGCAAAATCGCTTATCATCACCAACGTTCTGCTCTCCGCTCTCGGCGGCCTGATGTGGTATTTGCAGTTCTTCTTCTACGCCTGGGGCCACGCCAGCATTCCGGCGCAATACGACTACATAAGTTGGATGCTGCACATGAGTTTCTACGTACTTTGCGGCGGGCTGGTTGGGCTGGTGCTGAAAGAGTGGAAAAACGCCGGACGTCGTCCGGTTGGCGTACTGAGCCTCGGCTGCGTGGTAATTATTATCGCTGCCAATATAGTCGGCCTCGGGATGGCAAACTGATTACGACCCTTTTCGACTGCGATGACGCCACTGTACCGGCGTCATCCCCACCTCGCGGTTAAACACCACTGAAAAGTAGTTACTGTCCTCAAAGCCGCAGCACATCGCCACATCACTGACCATCCACTCCGTATGCTGGAGAAGATATTGTGCATGGCAGATGCGCAGCTGGCGCAGATAGTGGTTCACCGTCATCCCGGTCAGGGTGCGGAACTGCTGGCGCAACGCGCGCTCGCTGCACTGTTCCTGCTCGCAGAATTTCTCCAGAACAAAGTTTTTATTCAGGCTGCCCGCAAGCCGGGTGATGAGCTTATCCAGCAGCGCTTCCTGCGTCGTGGCGGAGGGGTTATCAGTGGCGTAACGGTGGCGCTTCAACGTCATCACCAGTTGGGCGAAAAGCAACTCCGCCAGCTGATTAGATACGGGGTCGTTCTTCTGGCTCTCCTGCTCCAGTTGAGAAATAACCTGCCGCACCTGAGCCATGCCGTTACTGCTTAAGCGCCAGTGCGGAGAACCCTTAGCATCAAGAAAGCCCGGAATGCTCGCGGCCCAGTCCACGTTAAGCCTGAGCCTTTCCGGACAGTAAATAACGTTCTGCAGCACCAGGTCGTTAACCGAGGCGTAGGAGTGTTTATCCTCCGCGCGAATGTAGAACAGATCGCCGCGCGTAATGCGGTAGGGACGGTCGTTGAGGATGTGAAGGCCGTTACCGCGCCACACCAGCACCAGCTCGCAAAACTCGTGGGTATGTTCGGCAAAGACGTCTTGCGGGTAGCGATCGGCCACCGTGACGGCCTGACTCGCGGAGGCATAAAAATCATCTTTGCGAAGAATTAACTGAGCAGCCACATCACGACCTCTACGCCGAATAACCTGACACTATTAGCTTTTTTGCGGAAATAAAACGGTGACTGCCCTCGCGTTACTGAAGCATCGCGTCTTTCCCTTGACGAATATCGCGCGGCGACCAGCTAAATTCCCGGCGAAACAGCGTTGAAAAGTGATTGCTGTCGCCAAAACCGCAGCAGTAGGCAATATCTGTAACGCTTTCGTCGGTATGACGTAAAAGATGACGCGCTTTGATCAGGCGCAGACGGTTAAGGTAGCGCTGCGGCGTCAGCCCGGTGTGCTGCTTAAGCTGGCGATGCAGGGTGCGCAGCGACAGTGAAAAATCATCCGCAAGCGTTTCCCAGCAGACGTCCTCAGCGAAATGATCTTCCAGCCAGGCCATCAGATGGTTCAGGCGCGCGTTATTATCTTCCAGCCCTTCAACCAGACTGCTGCGGCGCAGCAGCACCAGAAGCTGCATAAACAGCAGTTCGCGCGAGGCAATGGCGTGCGTCTCCTGCCCCTCCTCGCTCTTCTCCATCTGGCTCACCAGCTGACGCACCTGCTGCAGGATGGACTGATTCACCCGCCAGTGCGACGGATAGTGTCCGTCCTGCTCCTGGGGCAACAGCTGATTCAGCCCCGAAAGAAACTGGAACGCGTCCGGGGAACGGTAGAGCACATTAGTCAGATACAGGTTGTCGGTATGTTCATACAGGTGCCGATCGTGGTCACGCACGAAGCACACCGTACCGCCGCTGATGGTATAGGGCTGGCCATTGAAGACATGAATCCCCGTCCCGCGCTCAACAATCACAATCTCATGAAAATCATGATGATGCTCCGGAAACGCGGCCTGAGGAAGCCGCGGCTCAATCGCGACAGGCAAACCTCCTGAAGGAAAAAAATCCACGCTGTGCAATATGGTCATAACGGCCTCCACCAATGAAAAATGTTCTCAAAATAGTAATTAAGGCCTCCCACACTCACCTTCAATTTTTGGCAGTAAACCTCGCAAAAGCTGTCCATTTTTCAAGAAACAGGGGGAAAGATCGGGAAATGCGGTCAGCGTCACACTGTCTGAGAACCCCGCCGCTGCTGGAAACTGTGAACTCCCTCACATTCACCTTTGCTTTCTTGCCAGCGCGAGATTTGGCCTGTCAGTGGTGAGAAGGTGACTTTTTCTTCCCTTTTTTACACTCACCGCTAATGACTTAAGAAAGGACCCGACCATGACTTTTCGCCATTGTGTGGCTGTCGATTTAGGCGCATCCAGCGGCCGCGTAATGCTCGCGAGCTGGGACCGTGAGCAGCACACGCTTTCGCTTCGCGAAATGCACCGTTTCGCCAACTTTCTGCAAAAGCAGGACGGTTTTGAGGCCTGGGATATCGATGCCCTGGAGGCGGAGATCCGTATCGGACTGAACAACGTTTGCGACGATGGCATTCGCATCGACAGCATCGGCATTGATACCTGGGGCGTGGACTACGTTCTGCTTGATAGCCATGGCGAGCGCGTCGGCTTGCCGGTTTCTTATCGCGACAGCCGCACCGACGGCCTGATGGCGCACGCTATCGCCCAGCTTGGCAAGGACAACATCTACGGGCGCAGCGGCATTCAGTTTCTGCCGTTTAACACGCTTTATCAGCTGCGTGCTTTGGTCGAGCAACAGCCGGAGCTGGTCGCAGACGTGGCCCATGCTCTGCTGATCCCGGACTACCTGAGCTATCGCCTGACCGGCAACATGAACTGGGAATATACCAACGCCACCACCACGCAGCTGGTCAACATCAACTCGGATAGCTGGGATGAACATCTGCTGGCCTGGACGGGGGCGTCGCCTTCCTGGTTCGGCACACCAACCCACCCGGGTAACGTGATCGGTCACTGGATTTGCCCCCAGGGGAATGCAATCCCTGTCGTTGCCGTCGCCAGCCACGATACCGCCAGCGCGGTGATAGCGTCCCCACTTGCGAGCAAAGACGCGGCTTACCTCTCGTCCGGCACCTGGTCGCTGATGGGCTTTGAGAGCAAAACCCCGTACACCAGCGATGCCGCGATGGCCGCAAACATTACCAACGAAGGCGGTGCCGAAGGGCGCTACCGCGTACTGAAAAACATCATGGGGCTGTGGCTGCTCCAGCGGGTGCTAAGAGAGCAGAACATTACCGACCTGCCTGCGCTTATCGCCGAAACCGAGAAGCTGAAGGCCTGCACTTTCCTGATCAACCCGAACGACGATCGCTTTATAAACCCGGCGCACATGAGCGCCGAAATTCAGGCCGCCTGCGTTGAGGGCGGGCAGCCGGTGCCGTCCAGCCCTTCCGAACTGGCGCGCTGCATTTTTGACAGCCTCGCCCTGCTGTATGCCGACATCCTCAGCGAGCTGGCGAGCCTTCGCGGAAAACCGTTCAGCCAGCTGCACATCGTGGGCGGCGGCTGCCAGAACCAGCTGCTGAACCAGCTCTGCGCCGATGCCTGCGGCATCACCGTGGTGGCAGGTCCCGTGGAGGCCTCCACGCTCGGCAACATCGGCATTCAGCTGATGACCCTGGACGAACTTTCCAACGTTGACGACTTCCGTTCGGTAGTGGCGGCGAACGCCAGCCTGACCACTTTCACCTCCAATCCCTGCAGTGAAATTGCTCGCTTTCGGGCGCAGTTTCAGCAAAACCGACTGACTAAGGAGCTTTGTGCATGACAACTCAATTAGAACAAGCCTGGGGCCTGGCTAAACAGCGTTTCGCCGCCGTCGGCGTGGATGTCGAAGAGGCGCTGCGCCAGCTCGACCGTCTGCCCGTATCCATGCACTGCTGGCAGGGCGATGACGTCGCCGGTTTCGAGAACCCGGGCGGTTCCCTGACGGGTGGTATTCAGGCCACCGGTAACTACCCAGGCAAAGCGCGTAACGCAACCGAACTGCGCGCCGACCTGGAGCTGGCGCTGAGCCTGATCCCGGGGCCAAAACGCCTGAACCTGCACGCGATTTATCTCGAATCCGACGAGCCGGTGGCGCGCAACGAAATCAAACCGGAACACTTTAAGAACTGGGTAGAGTGGGCCAAAGCCAACAGGCTGGGCCTGGACTTTAATCCGTCCTGCTTCTCACATCCACTGAGCGCGGACGGTTTTACCCTCGCCCACGCTGACGACGATATCCGCCAGTTCTGGATCGACCACGTGAAGGCCAGCCGCCGCGTCTCGGCGTATTTCGGCGAGCAGCTCGGCACGCCGTCGGTGATGAACATCTGGATCCCGGACGGCATGAAGGACATCACCGTCAATCGTCTGGCTCCGCGCCAGCGCCTGCTGGCCGCGCTCGATGAGGCCATCAGCGAGAGGCTGGACCCGGCGCACCACATCGATGCCGTAGAGAGCAAGCTGTTTGGCATTGGCGCCGAGAGCTATACCGTTGGCTCGAACGAGTTCTATATGGGTTACGCCACCAGCCGCCAGACCGCGCTGTGCCTGGATGCCGGCCACTTCCACCCGACCGAGGTGATTTCCGACAAAATCTCCGCCGCCATGCTCTACGTGCCGCGCCTGCTGCTGCACGTCAGCCGTCCGGTGCGCTGGGACAGCGACCACGTGGTGCTGCTGGATGACGAAACCCAGGCGATTGCCAGCGAAATCATCCGCCACGACCTCTTTGACCGCATACACATCGGCCTCGACTTCTTCGATGCCTCCATCAACCGCATCGCGGCGTGGGTTATCGGCACCCGCAACATGAAGAAAGCTCTGCTGCGCGCGCTGCTGGAGCCTGTCGCCGCGCTGAAACAGCTGGAGGCTAACGGCGACTACACCGCGCGTCTGGCGCTGCTGGAAGAGCAGAAATCCCTGCCGTGGCAGGCGGTGTGGGAGATGTACTGCCAGCGTAACGACGTCCCGGCAGGCAGCCAGTGGCTGGAAAACGTGCGCGCGTACGAGAAAGACGTGTTGAGTAAGCGCGGGTAATTTTGCCCTCACCGCGATAACTGGAAAATAAAACTATGCAGACCATCACCACTTCCTGGTTCGTCCAGGGCATGATCAAAGCCACCTCCGACGCCTGGCTGAAAGGCTGGGACGAGCGCAACGGCGGCAACCTGACGCTGCGCCTGGACGACGCGGATATCGAACCGTTCGCGGCCGATTTCCACCAGAAGCCGCGCTATATCGCGCTGAGCCAGCCGATGCCGCTGCTCGCCAACACGCCGTTTATCGTCACCGGTTCCGGCAAGTTCTTCCGTAACGTCCAGCTCGACCCGGAGGCCAACCTCGGCGTGGTGAAAGTGGACAGCGACGGCGCGGGCTACCACATTCTGTGGGGCCTGACCGACGAGGCGGTGCCCACCTCCGAACTGCCGGCGCACTTCCTCTCCCACTGCGAGCGCATCAGGGCAACTAACGGCAAAGACCGCGTGATTATGCACTGCCACGCCACCAACCTGATCGCCCTGACCTACGTGCTGGAAAACAGCGCCGACTTCATCACCCGCAAGCTGTGGGAAGGCAGTACCGAGTGTCTGGTGGTGTTCCCGGACGGCGTGGGCATTCTGCCGTGGATGGTACCGGGTACCGACGAAATCGGCCAGGCAACCGCCGTTGATATGCAAAAACATGCTCTGGTGCTGTGGCCGTTCCACGGCGTGTTCGGCAGCGGCCCTACGCTTGATGAAACCTTTGGCCTGATCGACACCGCCGAGAAATCAGCGGAAGTGCTGGTGAAGGTGTACTCCATGGGCGGCATGAAGCAGACCATTCCCCGGGAAGCGCTCATCTCCCTCGGCAAGCGCTTTGGCGTGACCCCGTTGCAATCCGCGCTGGATTTATACGCATAACACCTTCGCAGGACAAACGTTGATCGTTCAGGAGAATTATCATGAGCTTTATGTTGGCACTTCCCAAAATCAGCCTTCACGGCGCGGGCGCAATCGGCGATATGGTCAACCTGGTAGCGTACAAGCAGTGGGGAAAAGCGCTGATTGTCACCGACGGCCAGCTGGTGAAGCTGGGCCTGCTTGACAGCCTGTTTACCGCGCTGGACGCCCATCAGATGTCGTATCACCTGTTCGATGAGGTGTTCCCGAACCCAACAGAAGCGCTGGTGCAAAAAGGATTTGCGGCTTACCGGGACGCGGAGTGTGATTACGTGATTGCCTTTGGCGGCGGTAGCCCGATTGATACCGCCAAGGCGATTAAAATCCTCACCGCCAACCCCGGCGCGTCAACCGATTATTCCGGCGTCGGCAAGGTGAAAAATGCGGGCGTACCGCTGGTGGCGATCAACACCACCGCAGGCACGGCGGCGGAGATGACCAGCAATGCGCTGATCATCGACTCCGCGCGTCAGGTGAAAGAGGTGATTATTGACCCGAACATCATCCCGGACATCGCCGTGGACGATGCCAGCGTTATGCTGGATCTTCCCGCCTCCGTGACCGCCGCAACCGGTATGGACGCATTAACCCACGCCATTGAAGCCTACGTGTCCGTTGGCGCGCATCCGCTGACCGACGCCAACGCGCTGGAGGCGATTCGCCTGATCAACCTGTGGCTGCCGGAAGCGGTCGACAACGGTCATAACCTTGAAGCGCGCGAGCAGATGGCGTTTGGTCAGTATCTGGCGGGCATGGCGTTTAACAGTGCGGGTCTCGGCCTTGTGCATGCCCTGGCGCACCAGCCGGGCGCGACCCACAACCTGCCGCACGGCGTATGCAACGCCATACTGCTGCCGATCGTCGAAAGCTTTAACCGCCCGAACGCGGTTGCGCGTTTCGCCCGCGTGGCGCAGGCGATGGGCGTCGATACCCGCGGCATGAGCGATGAAGCCGCCAGCATGTCCGCCATTCAGGCGATTCGCGACCTGAGCGCTCGCGTCGGCATCCCTGCGGGCTTTAGCCAGCTCGGCGTGACCAAAGCCGATATTGAAGGCTGGCTGGATAAAGCCCTCGCCGATCCGTGTGCGCCGTGTAACCCACGTACCGCCAGCCGCGATGAAGTCCGCGAGCTCTACCTGGAGGCCCTATGATCCGCAAAGCGTTTGTGATGCAGGTCAACCCGGACGCGCACGAGGAGTACGCGCGTCGCCACAATCCGATCTGGCCTGAGCTTGCAGCAGTACTGAAAGACCACGGCGCTCACCACTACGCCATTTATCTCGACAAAGCACGTAACCTGCTGTTTGCGACCGTAGAGATTGAATCGGAGGCGCGCTGGAACGCGGTAGCGAATACCGACGTCTGCCAGCGCTGGTGGAAACATATGGGCGACGTTATGCCGTCGAACCCGGATAACAGCCCGGTAAGTACCGAGCTGAAAGAGGTCTTTTACCTGGACTGATGTGTTAACGCCGCTGCCCCCGCGGCGGCGGCAATCTCCTGCCTGCTGCTCAGCGTAAACGCCGACACCACCGTAATCGCCAGCACGAAACAGCCCAGCATCAGATACGTCTCCTGGAAGCCGATCCGGTCATACATATTCCCGGCAAAAGCGGAGAGGAAAATGGCCGCCGACTGCTTGGCAAACTGGAAGCCGATCAGATAGATAGTCGCCGACAGACGGGTATCAAACACCCCGGTGATGTACTTGAATGCGCCCACGAGCAGGAACGGGACTTCCAGGGCGTGCAGCATCTTGAGGGCAATCACCTCCACGGCAGTGGTGGCGAACGACGAGCCGATAATGCGCGTCGCCATAATCACCCCGGCGATCAGCAGCGTGTTCTTCGCGCCGATGCGGTTAATGATCCACGGCGAGCAGAACATAATGATGGCATTACAAATCTCCCCCGCAGTCGTTGCGAAACCAAAGGCGCGGGTCCCTTCCTGCGGCGTGGCGAAGAAGGTTTTAAAGAAGGTGGCAAACTGCTGGTCGAAAACGTCATACACGCAGGCCACGCCAATCACGTAGAGGATAAACATCCACATTCTGCGCTGGCGGAACAGGTTGAACACGGTTTTAGCGGTGATTTGCGGCTGGTTTGCGCCCAGGGCATCCATGACCTGCGCCGTCTGGTTGGGCTTCGGCTTCGCAACTACCAGCAGCAGCATCAGCAGCAATGCCGCTCCCGATCCCATCCAGAAAACATACGACGGATCGATACCAAACAGGATGCCGCCCGTTGAGGCGCACAAGCCCCAGCCGAGACAGCCAAACATCCGCGCCTTGCCGTATTCAAAGAAGCTGTTGCGGCTCACGCGTTCGATGTAGGCCTCAATCGCCCCCGATCCGGCCGAGAAGACAAAACCGATATACAGCCCGCCGCTCAGCGCGCCCAGCCAGATATTGGCTTTCAGCAACGGCGCGAAGACGTACAGGAAGAACGGTGCGAACAGAAACAGCAGCACCGCGATAATCCACAGAAGGTGTTTTTTCAGCCCCAGCTTGTCCGAAATCACGCCCAGCACTGGCTGGAAGGCGATAGCCGACAGCGAGATGCAGGAGAAGACGATCCCGGTATGGGTTTTATTCAGGCCGATGATGTCCGACAGCCAAATCGGCAGGAACGGAAAGCAGGTGGCCATGATGAAGAAGTAGAGAAAAAAGAACAGCCCGAAGATCCAGAAGTTAGGGTTGTCTTTGTGGGTACAGGTTGTTGTGCTCATTATTTTTATCCTCAACGGAGGGCCGGCTGCCCGGCCCGTCACCCTTACACGCGTTCGACGCCAATCAGAATGGCGGTTTCCGGATCCAGAATCGGCAGCGCAATGCCCGCCTGCATCAGCCACTCGCCGCTCGCCGTTTGCGGCGTTTCCATCCACGCCGGTAGCTTGCGCATGGTGTGCCCTCCCTCACCCGTAATCTGAATATTCGGGTGATCGAGCAGCGTGACGCGGTACTGGGCGCTGGCCTCCAGCCCCGCCATGCGCAGCGGTATCATCAGGCTGTAGTCCGGCATCGCAAGCTGGCTAACCATAAACAGCCCCTGCGCCTTGTCTTCGCTCACAATCCCCTGCACCAGCGTGGTGGCATCCGGCATATCAATACGCCACTGGGTACCATGGTGGATCACCTCTCGCCACTGCTTGTGCAGCGCGGCGTAATGGCGATAGCCTTCGCGCTCCTGTGCGTCCACGGTGAGCGGATCCAGCTCCAGCCCCATATGGCCAAACAGGGCCGTCAGCCCGCGGAAGGCGATGCCGTGCTGGCGGAAGGTGGCGTGGCATTTATGATGACCGATATGCGCGCCCATCACCTCCGGTGGGAAGAAGTAGCTCATGCCGCGCTGGATGGTGCTGCGCTCCAGCGCGTCGTTGTTGTCGGATGCCCAGAATCGGTGGCTGCGGGTCAGTACCTCATAATCAATGCGCCCGCCGCCGGAGGAGCACGATTCAAACTCAATGTGCGGGAAGCGCTCGCCCAGCACGTCCAGCAGGCGGTAAAACTGGCGGGTCTGGGCGTCGGCGGCAGCTTTACCGTTGTGCCCCGGCTGCACCAGCTCGCGGTTCATGTCCCACTTCACGTAGTCGACCGCATGCTCGCCCAGCAGCCAGCTCATGCGCTCCACCAGGTAATCAAAGGCCTCCGGGATATTGAGATTGAGCACCAGCTGGTGTCGTCCGGTCGCCTGGGGATAGCCCGACAGCGCCAGTACCCAGTCAGGATGCGCGCGGTACAAATCTGAATCCGGGTTGATCATTTCCGGCTCAACCCAGATGCCAAACTCCATGCCGAGCCGTTTGACGTGGTCGATCACCGGCGTCAGGCCGTTCGGGTATTTTTTCTCGTCCAGATACCAGTCGC from Enterobacter sp. JBIWA008 carries:
- the rhaA gene encoding L-rhamnose isomerase; translated protein: MTTQLEQAWGLAKQRFAAVGVDVEEALRQLDRLPVSMHCWQGDDVAGFENPGGSLTGGIQATGNYPGKARNATELRADLELALSLIPGPKRLNLHAIYLESDEPVARNEIKPEHFKNWVEWAKANRLGLDFNPSCFSHPLSADGFTLAHADDDIRQFWIDHVKASRRVSAYFGEQLGTPSVMNIWIPDGMKDITVNRLAPRQRLLAALDEAISERLDPAHHIDAVESKLFGIGAESYTVGSNEFYMGYATSRQTALCLDAGHFHPTEVISDKISAAMLYVPRLLLHVSRPVRWDSDHVVLLDDETQAIASEIIRHDLFDRIHIGLDFFDASINRIAAWVIGTRNMKKALLRALLEPVAALKQLEANGDYTARLALLEEQKSLPWQAVWEMYCQRNDVPAGSQWLENVRAYEKDVLSKRG
- the rhaD gene encoding rhamnulose-1-phosphate aldolase, with the translated sequence MQTITTSWFVQGMIKATSDAWLKGWDERNGGNLTLRLDDADIEPFAADFHQKPRYIALSQPMPLLANTPFIVTGSGKFFRNVQLDPEANLGVVKVDSDGAGYHILWGLTDEAVPTSELPAHFLSHCERIRATNGKDRVIMHCHATNLIALTYVLENSADFITRKLWEGSTECLVVFPDGVGILPWMVPGTDEIGQATAVDMQKHALVLWPFHGVFGSGPTLDETFGLIDTAEKSAEVLVKVYSMGGMKQTIPREALISLGKRFGVTPLQSALDLYA
- the fucO gene encoding lactaldehyde reductase, with the translated sequence MSFMLALPKISLHGAGAIGDMVNLVAYKQWGKALIVTDGQLVKLGLLDSLFTALDAHQMSYHLFDEVFPNPTEALVQKGFAAYRDAECDYVIAFGGGSPIDTAKAIKILTANPGASTDYSGVGKVKNAGVPLVAINTTAGTAAEMTSNALIIDSARQVKEVIIDPNIIPDIAVDDASVMLDLPASVTAATGMDALTHAIEAYVSVGAHPLTDANALEAIRLINLWLPEAVDNGHNLEAREQMAFGQYLAGMAFNSAGLGLVHALAHQPGATHNLPHGVCNAILLPIVESFNRPNAVARFARVAQAMGVDTRGMSDEAASMSAIQAIRDLSARVGIPAGFSQLGVTKADIEGWLDKALADPCAPCNPRTASRDEVRELYLEAL
- the rhaM gene encoding L-rhamnose mutarotase, which produces MIRKAFVMQVNPDAHEEYARRHNPIWPELAAVLKDHGAHHYAIYLDKARNLLFATVEIESEARWNAVANTDVCQRWWKHMGDVMPSNPDNSPVSTELKEVFYLD
- a CDS encoding MFS transporter — protein: MSTTTCTHKDNPNFWIFGLFFFLYFFIMATCFPFLPIWLSDIIGLNKTHTGIVFSCISLSAIAFQPVLGVISDKLGLKKHLLWIIAVLLFLFAPFFLYVFAPLLKANIWLGALSGGLYIGFVFSAGSGAIEAYIERVSRNSFFEYGKARMFGCLGWGLCASTGGILFGIDPSYVFWMGSGAALLLMLLLVVAKPKPNQTAQVMDALGANQPQITAKTVFNLFRQRRMWMFILYVIGVACVYDVFDQQFATFFKTFFATPQEGTRAFGFATTAGEICNAIIMFCSPWIINRIGAKNTLLIAGVIMATRIIGSSFATTAVEVIALKMLHALEVPFLLVGAFKYITGVFDTRLSATIYLIGFQFAKQSAAIFLSAFAGNMYDRIGFQETYLMLGCFVLAITVVSAFTLSSRQEIAAAAGAAALTHQSR
- a CDS encoding alpha-galactosidase, with amino-acid sequence MQNSVLRLETTTVDVVIKTHPFAEILYWGPHLRHFSPQDVAMLARPVANGRLDVDSPVTLMAELGHGLFGSPGIEGHREGLDGSPVFKTTQVQQDVNTLTITAEDEHAGLRLTSELALDASGVLVVRHGLTNLKALPWQVDRFAVTLPVAERAQEVMAFHGRWIREFQPHRVKLEHDSFVIENRRGKTSHEHFPALIAGTPSFSEMQGDVWGVHLGWSGNHRLRAEAKTDGRRYLQAEALYLPGEMAVEEGDTLWTPRLYASYSTQGLNGMSQPFHRYLRDNVIRFPENKPRPVHLNTWEGIYFNHDPDYIKRMADEAAALGVERFIIDDGWFKGRNDDHAALGDWYLDEKKYPNGLTPVIDHVKRLGMEFGIWVEPEMINPDSDLYRAHPDWVLALSGYPQATGRHQLVLNLNIPEAFDYLVERMSWLLGEHAVDYVKWDMNRELVQPGHNGKAAADAQTRQFYRLLDVLGERFPHIEFESCSSGGGRIDYEVLTRSHRFWASDNNDALERSTIQRGMSYFFPPEVMGAHIGHHKCHATFRQHGIAFRGLTALFGHMGLELDPLTVDAQEREGYRHYAALHKQWREVIHHGTQWRIDMPDATTLVQGIVSEDKAQGLFMVSQLAMPDYSLMIPLRMAGLEASAQYRVTLLDHPNIQITGEGGHTMRKLPAWMETPQTASGEWLMQAGIALPILDPETAILIGVERV